The following proteins come from a genomic window of Malus sylvestris chromosome 4, drMalSylv7.2, whole genome shotgun sequence:
- the LOC126619363 gene encoding transcription elongation factor SPT4 homolog 2-like, which translates to MGSVQPAQIPTSFGHELRACLRCRLVKTYDQFRESGCENCPFFKMEEDFDRVADCTTPNFNGIISVTDPTRSWAAKWLRLGRFVPGVYTLAVSEVLSEDLRNLCEDEQVQYVPPKRV; encoded by the exons ATGGGAAGCGTACAACCAGCCCAGATACCGACGAGCTTCGGCCACGAGCTTAGGGCTTGCCTCCGTTGCCGCCTCGTCAAGACCTACGATCAG TTCAGAGAATCAGGATGCGAGAACTGCCCCTTCTTCAAGATGGAGGAAGATTTCGATCGTGTTGCCGATTGCACCACCCCCAATTTCAATGG GATTATTTCAGTTACGGATCCAACTAGGAGTTGGGCTGCAAAATGGCTTCGACTTG GAAGATTTGTACCTGGTGTTTACACTCTTGCCGTTTCAGAGGTTCTTTCAGAGGATTTGCGG AATTTATGCGAAGATGAACAGGTGCAATACGTACCACCCAAACGTGTATGA